In Sporosarcina psychrophila, a genomic segment contains:
- the miaA gene encoding tRNA (adenosine(37)-N6)-dimethylallyltransferase MiaA: protein MTGLKKMSKYPEVIAIVGPTASGKTSLSIELAKIIGGEVINGDAMQVYKGLDIGTAKITEEEMNGIPHHLFDVKEPNEPFSVAEYQTDVRKWIKDIQGRGKTPIIVGGTGLYIQSVLFDFRFTEEAADLEVRKRLEHELAEKGAAYLYEKLVELDPVSAEKIHPNNHRRLVRALEIIEVTGKTKEDHEDDAGHASLYDHLIVGLEMDRDVLYERIGLRVDIMMEKGLLEEAKRLWDEEIRGVQSVQAIGYKELHQYIEEKLLLDDAVELIKKNTRNYAKRQMTYFRNKLDISWFDAELGTTEIVNRILAILKGFDNLGRIK, encoded by the coding sequence ATGACTGGATTGAAAAAAATGAGCAAATATCCTGAAGTAATCGCAATCGTCGGACCAACAGCATCTGGAAAGACGTCGTTAAGTATTGAACTTGCCAAAATAATTGGCGGGGAAGTCATTAATGGTGATGCGATGCAAGTATACAAAGGGCTTGATATCGGGACAGCCAAAATCACAGAAGAAGAGATGAATGGCATCCCGCATCATTTATTCGATGTAAAAGAACCGAATGAACCTTTTTCTGTTGCAGAGTACCAAACGGATGTACGAAAGTGGATAAAAGATATACAGGGCCGTGGAAAAACTCCAATCATCGTAGGGGGTACCGGATTATACATTCAATCCGTACTGTTCGATTTCCGTTTTACAGAAGAAGCGGCGGATCTAGAAGTAAGGAAACGCTTGGAGCACGAACTTGCTGAAAAAGGGGCCGCATATCTGTATGAAAAACTGGTTGAGCTTGACCCGGTGAGTGCTGAAAAAATTCACCCGAATAATCATCGCCGGCTTGTTCGAGCGCTTGAAATCATTGAAGTTACAGGTAAAACAAAGGAAGATCATGAAGACGACGCAGGACACGCATCTCTTTATGACCATCTCATTGTTGGTCTTGAAATGGACCGGGATGTGCTCTATGAACGGATTGGTCTCCGTGTCGACATAATGATGGAGAAAGGTCTTCTAGAGGAAGCGAAACGATTATGGGATGAAGAAATTCGTGGCGTACAATCTGTACAAGCGATTGGCTATAAAGAACTTCATCAATATATCGAAGAGAAGTTGTTACTAGACGACGCTGTTGAATTAATTAAAAAAAATACGCGTAACTACGCAAAACGGCAAATGACCTATTTCCGCAACAAACTGGACATCAGCTGGTTCGATGCAGAATTGGGAACTACTGAAATTGTAAATAGAATTTTGGCAATCTTGAAGGGTTTCGATAATCTGGGTCGAATAAAGTAA
- a CDS encoding alpha/beta fold hydrolase, translating into MREATLEMSDGFLIHAIVMKPEGNPIGHIHLLHGMSEHIGRYVEFAYYLVEKGYIVSGHDHRGHGKTAKMNGIKGHFADEDGFDHVVQDAFEVISKLREQYPSPRFVLFGHSMGSFVARRYVQLHGSEVDLAIFSGTGGDPGASRFAGQAVAYLHGKKNGFDQPDNFLNKLVFGGFNKSVHQPKTPFDWLSTDTEAVEKYLIDPACGVVPTTRFFADLFKGLGEIHDIDEINKIPKKLPIILFSGSEDPVGDSGKGVWSVAKQYNKAGLEDVTVLLFEGGRHEMLHEKNRQHVFKTVYDWIEKNEQIS; encoded by the coding sequence ATGAGAGAAGCGACACTTGAAATGTCAGATGGTTTTTTAATTCATGCCATCGTGATGAAACCAGAAGGTAATCCGATTGGACATATCCATCTTCTTCACGGCATGTCCGAACATATTGGCAGATATGTAGAATTTGCATACTATCTCGTGGAGAAAGGATATATCGTATCTGGTCACGACCACCGGGGACATGGCAAGACGGCTAAAATGAACGGAATAAAAGGGCATTTTGCCGATGAGGACGGATTTGACCACGTTGTTCAGGATGCTTTCGAAGTCATTTCGAAACTTCGGGAGCAGTATCCATCCCCGCGTTTCGTTCTGTTCGGTCATAGTATGGGATCGTTCGTCGCACGGAGATATGTCCAACTCCATGGCAGTGAAGTTGATCTGGCAATATTTTCAGGGACAGGCGGAGACCCTGGTGCAAGCCGCTTCGCAGGGCAGGCAGTTGCTTATCTGCACGGCAAGAAAAACGGTTTTGATCAGCCAGATAATTTCCTAAACAAACTCGTTTTTGGTGGTTTCAATAAGTCGGTTCATCAACCGAAAACGCCATTTGACTGGCTTTCTACCGATACTGAAGCTGTTGAGAAATATTTGATTGACCCCGCTTGTGGAGTAGTCCCAACCACACGTTTTTTTGCGGATTTATTCAAAGGACTTGGAGAAATCCATGACATAGATGAAATAAATAAAATCCCTAAAAAACTTCCTATTATCCTTTTTTCAGGGAGTGAAGATCCGGTAGGTGACAGTGGAAAAGGGGTTTGGAGTGTAGCAAAGCAATACAATAAGGCGGGCCTAGAAGATGTTACGGTACTTTTGTTCGAAGGTGGCAGGCATGAAATGCTCCATGAAAAGAACCGTCAACACGTATTCAAAACCGTTTATGACTGGATTGAAAAAAATGAGCAAATATCCTGA
- the mutL gene encoding DNA mismatch repair endonuclease MutL, which yields MDIIKVMDDTLSNKIAAGEVVERPASIVKELVENAIDAESTVIEIGLEEAGLLTIRVTDNGNGMSKKDAVQAFERHATSKISNDHDLFRIRTLGFRGEALASIASVSKIIMWTSDGETEGTEVQIDGGRLVKHDNAAFRKGTDITVSQLFFNTPARLKYMKTIQTELGHTIDLVNRLALSHPTIAFKLSHYSQVLLQTAGSGDQRRVLSDIYGIAVARKMVSFAGENADYKVSGHVTLPEMTRASRNYMTLIVNGRWVKSNAINHAILDAFHTYLPIGRSPISVINVEGDPYLTDVNVHPSKQHIRMSKEGELLALIKESIQKAIRKNTIVPDAIKKEPAKKNQSEQVNMWNQFRTERPTTVAAPSMKPLEKPAYESYDLPENDPVEQKPWMVNEPQIALEEVEQQEVDKKFPALAPVGQVHGTYIVAQNEDGFFMIDQHAAQERIKYEFFRDKLSETDNEERQMLLIPLMFHYSADEKTKIEENMSMLQEVGIFLEEFGPSSYAVKEYPSWFPTGEETVIIEDIIEQVLTTRKIDIGKLREEAAIMMSCKRSIKANHHLTLADMERLLNDLSAVDNPFTCPHGRPVLIHFTTYELEKMFKRVM from the coding sequence ATAGACATCATCAAAGTGATGGACGATACGCTGTCCAATAAAATCGCTGCGGGCGAAGTCGTCGAACGTCCTGCTTCCATCGTGAAAGAGCTCGTTGAAAATGCGATTGATGCAGAAAGTACTGTGATTGAAATTGGACTTGAGGAAGCCGGTCTACTGACAATTCGTGTAACAGATAACGGCAATGGCATGTCTAAAAAAGATGCTGTTCAAGCGTTTGAGCGGCATGCAACAAGTAAGATATCAAATGACCATGATTTATTCCGAATTCGTACGCTTGGGTTCCGGGGAGAAGCACTTGCGAGTATTGCATCCGTGTCCAAGATAATTATGTGGACTTCTGACGGAGAAACAGAAGGCACAGAAGTCCAAATTGACGGAGGTCGACTTGTCAAACATGATAATGCGGCATTCCGCAAAGGAACGGACATTACTGTTTCTCAATTGTTTTTCAATACGCCTGCACGCCTAAAATATATGAAAACAATTCAAACAGAACTGGGCCATACAATCGATCTCGTCAATCGACTTGCACTAAGCCATCCTACAATTGCGTTTAAACTCTCGCATTACAGTCAAGTACTATTGCAGACAGCGGGAAGCGGAGATCAACGCCGTGTGCTTTCAGATATCTACGGTATAGCTGTCGCCCGTAAAATGGTGAGCTTCGCGGGCGAGAATGCGGATTACAAAGTTTCGGGTCATGTAACATTGCCCGAAATGACACGTGCGTCAAGAAACTATATGACGTTAATCGTCAATGGCAGATGGGTGAAGAGCAATGCGATCAATCATGCAATTCTAGATGCATTCCATACGTATTTGCCGATAGGACGCTCTCCAATCTCGGTTATCAACGTTGAAGGGGATCCCTATTTGACAGACGTCAATGTGCATCCTTCCAAACAACATATCCGCATGAGTAAAGAGGGTGAGTTACTGGCGCTCATTAAAGAATCTATTCAGAAGGCTATTCGGAAAAACACAATCGTTCCTGACGCTATAAAAAAAGAACCTGCCAAGAAAAATCAATCTGAACAAGTAAATATGTGGAATCAATTCCGAACAGAAAGGCCAACAACAGTGGCAGCACCGTCAATGAAACCACTAGAAAAACCAGCGTACGAGTCTTATGATCTTCCTGAAAATGATCCCGTTGAACAAAAGCCTTGGATGGTCAATGAACCGCAGATTGCCCTAGAAGAAGTTGAACAACAAGAAGTAGATAAAAAATTCCCGGCTCTAGCGCCAGTTGGACAGGTTCATGGTACCTATATTGTTGCGCAAAATGAAGACGGTTTCTTCATGATTGACCAGCATGCAGCCCAAGAACGAATAAAGTATGAGTTTTTTAGGGATAAATTGAGTGAGACGGATAATGAAGAACGTCAAATGTTACTAATTCCTCTTATGTTCCATTACTCAGCAGACGAGAAAACGAAAATTGAGGAAAACATGAGTATGTTGCAGGAAGTCGGTATCTTCCTAGAGGAGTTTGGACCTTCTTCCTATGCGGTAAAAGAATATCCATCTTGGTTTCCAACAGGAGAAGAGACGGTTATCATCGAAGATATTATTGAGCAAGTGTTGACTACACGAAAAATTGATATCGGTAAATTGCGTGAAGAAGCAGCCATTATGATGAGTTGTAAACGCTCCATCAAAGCAAATCACCATTTGACACTAGCAGATATGGAAAGGCTGTTGAATGATCTATCTGCAGTCGACAATCCATTTACTTGTCCACATGGCAGGCCAGTGCTTATCCATTTCACGACGTATGAACTGGAAAAAATGTTCAAACGAGTGATGTAG
- the hfq gene encoding RNA chaperone Hfq: protein MKQVNMQETFLNSLRKNNTFVTVFLLNGFQLKGLIKSYDNYTVLLESDGKQQLIYKHAISTYVPTKPVILKDETE, encoded by the coding sequence ATGAAACAGGTTAACATGCAAGAAACGTTTTTAAACTCGTTACGAAAGAATAATACATTTGTAACGGTATTCTTACTGAATGGATTTCAATTGAAAGGACTTATTAAATCGTATGACAATTATACCGTCTTGCTTGAGTCGGACGGCAAGCAACAACTAATTTATAAACATGCGATCTCCACATATGTCCCAACGAAACCGGTAATTTTAAAAGACGAAACGGAATAA